Part of the Gigantopelta aegis isolate Gae_Host chromosome 15, Gae_host_genome, whole genome shotgun sequence genome is shown below.
caagatttttttctttctgttttcacACAAATTGTTGCAGTTTTAGGCACACGATATCGATAGACgatgtttttaaagtttattttcctgtttatatCTTAAATAATTGCCTATGGTAGTGGTACAGCAGATCCGTTCATGAAAATACACCCGACGAAAACGATCAAATATCCGTATTTCCTCTCATTGTAGCGGTCCAGTGACCAGTCGAGGAGGGACAACTCTTTGATCTATGATCCACTCCATTAGTCGTACATATCATCATCCTTCAGTTCCATTTTGGACGGGTCTCTGTACCAACAGGTCATGTCCACCAGTAatctaaaacaaacacatacagaataataaataaatataaataggaaaataaataaacaaatgtgaataattatataaaggGCGGGACGAATATacgaaaaataaatgttattttaaagttgTATCATCCTAATGACAACAAATATCAAtacctctctctcactctctctctctctctctctctctctctctctctctctctctctctctctctctctctctctctctctctctcacacacacacacacaaacactcacacacgcactgtcacggggattctataatacccgtaactgaatgaaacacgattatcaaactatctctcctaactgtatatctattagacctctctgtaacaggcagtatatacccgcgttggctcgtctaggtatgatcagagatacgatcttatataaagtatatattattatagcacgtttagttcactagaaaacacaacaaaaacacaatacactttggaatctgtattaacctacgctgacaaatgtactgccgcagtagttaattaataacaacaataataacaacccagaactgatcacttaattagttaatctctaggcgtctagtttacacaatatgctaatcacttcaccgtgacacaacacccgcacgtgtgataattgagaaacgctaacacacacacgtgtgataatggagaaacgcttccaggggaacttaattaataaaggaattacaacactattcctaactggttaatttttaattaaccctaactactcattcagtaaccttgtaacacagaattaatactggtacctcaGTCACATCAAtaacatcaaggttatacaacagagcagaaataatatatttaccaaagtccggacggacaacgttcccccgggataccttcctatggttctcctcgatatctctaaaccctagctatttattcaaaactctcagagacagcgaatatcgcctgggggtacaacgcggtacctcacctatcaagtgatatatccccaactcccagagacgcatttttctctttgatcgccagacgtactgacgccttggtcgccaaaatcacggtcgtcgaaaccgcactcgcagaggtattacgtaactactggccacatggcctccgcacctggcggggtgtgtattagacgaccgtcgcgcaaaggtatcacctaacaagttgcccacctggctaagtgcatttggaactgcacacggccttctaaagcaattaatatcgccacaggcgaaaagagattaagagcatgtaccgtcacacgcacgcacacacacacatacacacacaccagtatTTCTTGCGATTgattttatacacacacaatccAGTATTTCTTGCGATCACACCATATACTGATTtttacactcacacacacaagtaTTTCTTGCGATCACACCACATACTGATTttacactcgcacacacacacacacacacacacacacacacaccagtattTCTTGCGATCACACCACATACTGATTTTACActcgcacacatacacacatacaccagtATTTCTTGCGATCACACCATATACTGATtttacactcacacacaccagTATTTCTTGCGATCACACCACATACTGATTttacactcgcacacacacacacacaccagtattTCTTGCGATCACACCACATACTGATTttacactcgcacacacacacaccagtattTCTTGCGATCACACGAGATATACTGATTttacgctcacacacacacacacacgccagtATTTCTTGCGATCACACGAGATATACTGATTATACACACCAGTATTTTTTGCGATCACACGAGATATATTGATtttacactcacacacacacacacaccagtattTCTTGCGATCACACGAGATATACTGCTTTTACactcgcacacgcacacacacacacacacacacacacacacacaccagtgttTCTTGCGATCACACCACATACTGATtttacactcacacacacacaccagtattTCTTGCGATCACACCATATACTGATattacactcacacacacaccagtattTCTTGCGATCACACCACATACTGATTttacactcgcacacacacacacacacacacacacacacacacacacacaccagtattTCTTGCGATCACACGAGATATACTGATtttacactcacacacacacacacacacacacacacacacacacacacacacacacaccagtattTCTTGCGATCACACGAGATATACTGATTATTAACACCAGTATTTTTTGCGATCACACGAGATATACTGATtttacactcacacacacaccagtattTCTTGCGATCACACGAGATTTACTGATTTTACACTCTGACTCacttgcattattattattaccaccaGATACTTACTTGGCTCCAAACCCGATCAGAAACACTCCACACAAAATTCCAAATATTGGGTCCATAATCCATAGCCGTTCGTCACTTTCCAGTGCATACATGCCCACACAGTTAGCAAACGCAATCGCCGCCCCTGTGAATGTTATTACGCCTAAAAAGAAGTTCCATCCAATTAACTTTCATAAAATACTCTATGACCatttatctttaaatatatattcaattttaataattaaagttaataatcAATCAATTACGATAACTAAAGATCTAATGTTATGCTAAGGTTGAatggatttgtttgtttgtttctttgtttgtttgtttgtgttggtcgTGTGGATAGAGAGTTCACAGAATGATATCGAAGGATGCCGTGTTGTGGTAAGAAACGTAATGTTGACGGTCTATTCTGAatggataaataataaaaaaaatatacacgAGACTGTAGCTTTAACGTTGATGGTCTATTctgaatggttaaataataaaaaaaatatacacgAGACTGTAGCTTTAACGTTGATGGTCTATTctgaatggttaaataataaaaaaaatatacacgAGACTGTAGCTTTAACGTTGATGGTCTATTctgaatggttaaataataaaaaatatatacacgaGACTGTAGCTTTAACGTTGATGGTCTATTctgaatggttaaataataaaaaaatatacacgAGACTGTGATGGACTATTCTGAatggttaaatattaaaaaaaatatacccaAAACGTTGATGGACTATTctgaatggttaaataataaaaaaatatacccaAAACTATAGCTTTAATATTGATGGACTATTctgaatggttaaataataaaaaaaatatacccaAAACTGTGGCTTTAATATTGATGGACTATTctgaatggttaaataataaaaaaaatatacccaAAACTGTGGCTTTAATATTGATGGACTATTctgaatgataataaaatataataaaatatataccgagactgcagctttaatattGATGGTCTATTCTGAATGTCTGCCTCTCTTAGACATCCCGCCGATTGCCACCAGAGCGAGGTTAACGAGTCGGTGGGTAAGTAAAAGGCTACTATacacccactgtcctggacagatagcccaaatagctgagatgtgtgcccaggacagtgtgcttgaacattaattggatataaagcaagaaaataactgtaaatgaatggatgaacgtCTTGGACGTCTTACGGAAGTTGAGCATTTTGATGAAACTGATGTTAAATAATGACTAAGTCTTAATCTATAGACTCACAGTGTGTGGTTAAATAAACATTGTCACAGTATTCGTAACAGACTACATAGAAGTAACATCAACGCATGTCGACCCTACGTCAGACGTCAATGGTGTACACATCGTAGACATTGGGCTAACAGGCGTTGGGCTCGGGTAATGTTTCAGACGAGTCCAGATTCACAAAATACTTCCATGATCGACGACAACGTATCTAGCGACGTCCCAATGAACGCTACACCAACGTCAATGTTCGTCCTCATGACTGATTTGGAGGAGGGTCCGTTATAgtgtggggtggcatcaccATGACTGCCAGAACCTAGCTGCATATTGTTCATGGGAGGGTCATTTCGTATCTGCAGCAAAAGAACATCACCACACTACCATGGTCAGCCCTAAGCCAGACCTTTCATCTATTGAGCAGATGTGGGACGTCTCCATGAACGTCAGCGTCAGCCAACCAACTTGGCTGAATTAGTTGCCGCTCGCCAAGAGGAATGGGACAGGATTCCCCAAAATGTTATTGGACTATTAATCAGGAGCATGCTACGTCGGATTCGTGTGTGTTTGGCGAACCGCGGGGGTTTTACCAGttactagtgcaaatattaaaaacgtcaaattgacaagcaccacCCCTGTTGCCTATCTGTGTCTCCTTCGGACCAACATCACTATCCTGGCTATAATCTTTAATGACAATcccttgtttaacgacaccactggagcacattgattaattaatcatcggctattggatgtcaaacatttggtaattctgacatgtagtcatcagaggaaacccgctatgttTTTCCTGAtacacaagggatcttttatcagAGGGACATcagcagatatacatacatatatatatatatatatatatatatatatatatatatatatatatatatatatatatatatatatatacatgtatataatactaGTATTGTGATATCAGTTTGGTTCGTCAGACAACGATAACAAGCTCATTTGAAGCAGCCGCttaaatattcaatttttatGCTGaaatcactgaccaaaaatattatttcattttcaattgattttttttttgtttttaaaccgTTTTGcagacaatttttattttaaaaccaagaaataaattgttatttaagaactattttgttttggtgtataaatattttaggcAACAAGTCATTCAACACGTATGGACATAGTACTTTGGAAagttaaagttataaaataaaacagttcctttcattaaaaggacataccctagtttttaaacactaacgtatatttttgactattatagcagtttttgacaactgaaatcatactttacttacattttatggtttagattatcaatatCCGTACATTCGAACtgtctttggtcatcctggtgtttttaatattacaaaatgcattcctcatatttttaaaaacgcacgtgcgtctaagaagtaacagttatggagtcgagttttagtccgttttcagagggtatttcaccatttcaaagtggCATACTCATCATGTTTCActcatttgtaactttatccaaatgtgttatgggtttgtagattaactaaacttagtgttaattttcacgggttgaaactaggttaTGTCCCTTTATTTGTATGTGGATTGCAGGTTAAATACAATAACTGGttctgtcttaagatatcggctttatcctgctgaGGTCGAATGGCGAATACAGTTCGGTAAAGCCTTGCGGCCTTCACCATTGTAACCTTGGCAGGATAAAGCCactggtagcaagggatcttttatatgcaatatcccacagacatgatagcacataccaaagtttttgatataccagtggtgatgcactggctagtacgagaaatagcccagtgggcccaccgacatggatcgatcctagacccacCTCGCATcagacgaacgctttaccactgggctacgtcctaccctCTCCTCCCCCCTCACGTTCTatggacaaacaaacaaaaaaaatcaatcataaCCAAACTTACTGTCTGTTAGCAGGACTCTACTTTCCAACTCATAACCCAAGTAGACTTTCATCGTACCCAAAATGACGCTCACTATCCCACTTACGGAGGCAAAAATTAGGATTTGTAACGActgaaatagaaaacaaaatcaacacaaAAATATGGATATGTATTCActgaaatagaaaacaaaatcaacacaaAAATATGGATATGTATTCActgaaatagaaaacaaaatcaacacaaAAATATGGATATGTATCGActgaaatagaaaacaaaatcaatacaaaaataagGATATGTATTGActgaatacaaaacaaaatcaacacaaAAATAAGGACAACAGGACAGGTACACTCAATGATTGACATGACTTCCCCATCAGATGACCCCCAACCACCACCACACCCAAACACCAGCCGTACTTTATCCTCGACGAGGTTCACAGCCAGGGCGTGGGCAGACTTCCTCACCAGAcacacactccccccccccccccccaacaccagCCGTACCTTATCTTCGACGAGGTTCACAGCCAGGGCGTGGGCAGACTTccccactacccccccccccccccaacaccagCCTTACCTTATCCTCGACGAGGATCACTACCAGGTCGTGGGCAGACTTCCCcactagacccccccccccctcccgtaaACACCAATCTTACCTTATCCTCGACAAGGTTCACTGCCAGGGCGTGGGCAGACTTCCCTACTAGACACGCCGCTGCCACAAAGAAGAGGTTCGCTACAACTATACAAGCCCTGCGGAGAGATACATAATGACGATGTACACGTTATCAACATACAACTTTTTAAAggagcagaccctagtttttaaacactacggcgtatttttcacttttaaagccgttttttaatcatttaaattaatactgtattaattttcgtacacctgaaatGGTTCTacgggtcagaattaccaaatatttgacattcaactcgagcatattgatgtattaatgatcggctattggatgtcaaacatttgctgtttctgacacgtagtcctcagttaaaattttgttttgttaaatgacaccactagagcatattgattaattaatcatcggctattggatgtcaaacacttggtaattctgactcgtagtcctcagaggaaacccgctacatgtttcctaatgcagcgatggatctgttatatgcactttcccacagacaggatggcacatactccggcctttgaccagttgtggtgcactggttggaatgagaaaaaaactaataagttaaatggatccatcgaggtggttcgatcctgcgacacaacaACCTCAaccgagcactcaaccgactgggctaaatcccgcaACCTTATAAAAACAAGAGAGGTATTTTGCAGTATTATAGGACAGTCCGTTTAATTCTATAATGTTCCACTCACATTCTTTCCTTGGTGGGCGAGTACACGACCGTGGAGCTGCCGAAGAATCGCCAGATGACCACCAGTGAAGACATGCTATCCAGAATCGCGTCCAGCTGGTGTACAgagaaaaggaatatttctttaaagtcgcagaacctagtttttaaactctaCTACATGGGgtttgttttactattacaggcatattgtcacagaccactgacctatttaatagtaataattagccTATATGGCCTAACAAAACATtacctgaaaaaaaaatatttgatttgtccttaaatgtactttattcaaccatctatgtagccaccatactccatttattagcaatattttgtaaaaataattgaattatggaaatggtacataattaaaaaactaaaattaccgagagggttgacatggatttcatcccaccatggttcagttaaggtgatgcgatagctagatttggtctgaAGTCTGAAGTTTGACAAtttaaatcagacattacatgcattttattgtttagattaaccatttctgtacattcaaagtgtttctggtcatcctggtgttgcTAACACCGTGAAATGAATTTTCTATAGTTCTGAAAACGCATgcacctctgagaagtaacgcttatggagacgagctcgtCAATCTTTAAAAGGGATTGTACTGTTTTAACGTCATAtgtagcagtatacagttagctcccttgtgtaaAGAGTTCGCTTCTTGGTTTTGCatagatccatgtttgaaggaaatgttttatttaacgacgcactcagcacatttcatttacggttatatggcgtcgaacataatagttaaggagcacacagatattgaaagaggaaacccgct
Proteins encoded:
- the LOC121390736 gene encoding transmembrane protein 163-like isoform X2, with translation MELYMRPVFSSEDVNLSSSFQRRVSFSTASRFRKYAIALSIVSVLFPLSSGIAAIVLSSLKNSQTLFGYGLDAILDSMSSLVVIWRFFGSSTVVYSPTKERMACIVVANLFFVAAACLVGKSAHALAVNLVEDKSLQILIFASVSGIVSVILGTMKVYLGYELESRVLLTDSVITFTGAAIAFANCVGMYALESDERLWIMDPIFGILCGVFLIGFGAKLLVDMTCWYRDPSKMELKDDDMYD
- the LOC121390736 gene encoding transmembrane protein 163-like isoform X1; amino-acid sequence: MAKRSDYTSLDENMSDARTPTEEFNLSSSFQRRVSFSTASRFRKYAIALSIVSVLFPLSSGIAAIVLSSLKNSQTLFGYGLDAILDSMSSLVVIWRFFGSSTVVYSPTKERMACIVVANLFFVAAACLVGKSAHALAVNLVEDKSLQILIFASVSGIVSVILGTMKVYLGYELESRVLLTDSVITFTGAAIAFANCVGMYALESDERLWIMDPIFGILCGVFLIGFGAKLLVDMTCWYRDPSKMELKDDDMYD